Proteins from a single region of Syngnathus scovelli strain Florida chromosome 7, RoL_Ssco_1.2, whole genome shotgun sequence:
- the LOC137840417 gene encoding uncharacterized protein codes for MCEGHRLHTIIIIIKDSNNNSVKVFTFTLIKDSNNNSVKVFTFTLIIIIIKDSNNNSVKVFTFTLIIKDSNNNSVKVFTFTLIIIKDSNNNSVKVFTFTLIIIIKDSNNNSVKVFTFTLIKDSNNNSVKVFTFTLIIIIIKDSNNNSVKVFTFTLIIIIIIIKDSNNNSVKVFTFTLIKDSNNNSVKVFTFTLIIKDSNNNSVKVFTFTLIIKDSNNNSVKVFTFTLIKDSNNNSVKVFTFTLIIIIIIKDSNNNSVKVFTFTLIIIIKDSNNNSVKVFTFTLIIKDSNNNSVKVFTFTLIKDSNNNSVKVFTFTLIKDSNNNSVKVFTFTLIIIKDSNNNSVKVFTFTLIIKDSNNNSVKVFTFTLIIIKDSNNNSVKVFTFTLIIIKDSNNNSVKVFTFTLIIKDSNNNSVKVFTFTLIKDSNNNSVKVFTFTLIIIKDSNNNNNNFFFFFFFFFFGMAPT; via the exons atgtgtgaaggccatcgccttcacacaataataataataataaaggacagcaataacaatagtgtgaaggtcttcaccttcacactaataaaggacagcaataacaatagtgtgaaggtcttcaccttcacactaataataataataataaaggacagcaataacaatagtgtgaaggtcttcaccttcacactaataataaaggacagcaataacaatagtgtgaaggtcttcaccttcacactaataataataaaggacagcaataacaatagtgtgaaggtcttcaccttcacactaataataataataaaggacagcaataacaatagtgtgaaggtcttcaccttcacactaataaaggacagcaataacaatagtgtgaaggtcttcaccttcacactaataataataataataaaggacagcaataacaatagtgtgaaggtcttcaccttcacactaataataataataataataataaaggacagcaataacaatagtgtgaaggtcttcaccttcacactaataaaggacagcaataacaatagtgtgaaggtcttcaccttcacactaataataaaggacagcaataacaatagtgtgaaggtcttcaccttcacactaataataaaggacagcaataacaatagtgtgaag gtcttcaccttcacactaataaaggacagcaataacaatagtgtgaaggtcttcaccttcacactaataataataataataataaaggacagcaataacaatagtgtgaaggtcttcaccttcacactaataataataataaaggacagcaataacaatagtgtgaaggtcttcaccttcacactaataataaaggacagcaataacaatagtgtgaaggtcttcaccttcacactaataaaggacagcaataacaatagtgtgaaggtcttcaccttcacactaataaaggacagcaataacaatagtgtgaaggtcttcaccttcacactaataataataaaggacagcaataacaatagtgtgaaggtcttcaccttcacactaataataaaggacagcaataacaatagtgtgaaggtcttcaccttcacactaataataataaaggacagcaataacaatagtgtgaaggtcttcaccttcacactaataataataaaggacagcaataacaatagtgtgaaggtcttcaccttcacactaataataaaggacagcaataacaatagtgtgaaggtcttcaccttcacactaataaaggacagcaataacaatagtgtgaaggtcttcaccttcacactaataataataaaggacagcaataacaataacaataatttttttttttttttttttttttttttttttggtatggcgccgacgtga